Sequence from the Crassostrea angulata isolate pt1a10 chromosome 9, ASM2561291v2, whole genome shotgun sequence genome:
TGTACTTTATCCCTTGGAAATCTCATGTATGACTCTTCAATCCACTTCACGAGGGTTAATTtgatgaaatcattttattttaaagagatcttaatattcatttgtttgataaaatgaaGGATTTCTTGAGTAGAATGTTCTGACTAGTATTTTAAACAAGGGGAGGTTTTTTTTGCTATATTTAGGACTATGAGGAGCAACATTTAATCCTGACCTCTTTGCATCTAAAAATGCTAATTTTCCCCCCACTACCTTAATGTTGTTGTCaacttgatttttttcacaaaaattgcATGTTTTCTGGTCATGTGTATGCATTTTAAAGTATGGTGAAATTGTCATGGAATGTGTGTTtcaccagagacataaataacagagattggcaactgatCAAAATCTCCCAGTccctattgtaaagtattcccaGTTTAAGTTattatatctttctaataaacaaatatgttgaaatataaacagctaaatcctattaccaaaacattcaaaatattatattttcatgagtttatgtcatataaactatattatttaaaatattaaaagaggaGTTTTAGGAAACAGTTGGCCACCCGTCTTCTGAGATTTCGTTGATATATTATAGCTGGCCTATATATTTTCGatctattaatcttaattttcaatttttttgcttCAAAAACGTCTAAATCCTATGCACATTTTTCATAAACACAAtttacttttggtttaagatcaATATATCAATTTACTAATACCTGGTATGTACAAATGTACAAtttagttctcaaagtaaggttgcaTGGTCCTGTAaaatttttcaacaaaacaCGCAAATGGCGGAATTGCCagtctctgttatttatgtctttgGTTTTCccctttgtttaaaaattatttcttaaaatacatgtaattccatTGTGTTTTTATGATTTGTTCTTTCCTTAATGAGAATTCTTCTTTAATCCTAGAACTGGCAGGCTTGATTAAGTTCACCCGTCCATTCCTTGGATCTGTCAGCAAAGCAAAGGCAGCCAAGCTAGTGAGAGGCCTGGTAGACATGTTCTTGGACATGGAAGCCTCAACTGGGAAAGAGGTAGGTGGCAGAAAGCTCTCCCTTTGTTGGCCTACCATCCATCTTTCTGACTTTAAACTTTTGACACTATCAATTTTTTCTGTAGAACCAATATgccaaatgtcaatatttatagGTTTGATTTTAGTCTCAAATATATATGGATTAAAAATGAAACACAACCTTTGTTATGTCAGAACGATTGACACCTTTATGTACAGCTATATATGACTTTCAAATACCTgtattaaatatcaaatatcaaatatatatggatttaaaaaaaaatgaaacagaacGATTGACACCTTTATGTACAGCTATATATGACTTTCAAATACCTgtattaaatatcaaatatcaaatatatatggattaaaaaaaaaatgaaacagaacGATTGACACCTTTATGTACAGCTATATATGACTTTCAAATACCTgtattaaatatcaaatatcaaatatatatggatTAAAAATGAAACACAACCTTTGTTATATTAGAACGATTGACACCTTTATGTACAGCTATATATGACTTTCAAATACCTGTATGTATATAGAGATATTCAAACTTAAAACTAGTGTTACTTAGTTACTTAGTGTAGTACTTAATCTATCAGTGtatcaatttgaaatatattgtttatgCAATGTACTGACTATGTTAGATATCCACATTGTGTAATGAATTTTCTGACTTGGTGTAAACAATTTAGgcatgattgtacatgtatgttttacaaaaatataaatactatGACATGTTGTACATTTTTTCACAGGTTCAGCTTTGTCAGGAATGTATTAACTGGGCAAAAGATGAGAAAAGAACATTTCTAAGACAGGCTTTGGAGGTAAATGTTTCTGGGGGGAAAGCTACATGTTGAATTCTTACTAATGTTTAAAGCAAACAGTGATGATagagaactaaaaaaaaaagaaaaaaagaaaagaaatcgaTTGAAGTTTAATTATTCTCAATTAAAGATGTGTACAAACAAAGAATGACTAGATTCTGCTTTATCGAAAGGGACCATGTTAAATTCATCTTGTGCATCTTCAGTCGGTCATTTTTGTATTGTTTGCTTTAACatccattttctttattttcaaggCGAGACTTGTAGCACTGTACCATGGAACACTGCAGTATACAGAGGCCCTACAAttaggtatgataaaaatacagagaaaaagaaatctttttttttatgaatgtatCTATCAGTTGCgatattttcaaatgtttactgTGCACTTTTTGTTTTCCAAAGCATCATCACTGTTGAGAGAACTAAAGAAACTAGACGATAAAGCTTTGTTGGTGGAAGTTCAGTTACTCGAAAGTCGAATCTACCACTCGCTGTCTAATCTACCTAAAGCCAGGtaatagctttaaaaaaatcattgatatatCTTTCAGTTTATCTATCTAGATGCATTTggttttttataaaacaagaaaaagtCTATGAAAACTTCATCTTGATAATGCTATTGCAAAAagtattgattttaatattgatCATAAGATTGACTATCTGTGTCAATCATCAGCCAGAAATTTTCCATTTACTAGAAATACTACTAAATTTTTACTCCCAGTTGCATAAGTAACTGATTCAGTCACAACATGGacattgaattttattgaataataagTATTGTAGGCATTCACATGTACCTATTGGAGTAGATCATGATTAATTGATAACAAGTATGTATTTTCAGGGCGGCATTAACTTCAGGTAGAACTACAGCTAATGGAATTTATTGTCCCCCTAAATTACAGGCAGCATTAGACATGCAATCAGgtaaaagaaattgtttaagCCTTACAGAGTATTAAAATACAACATGTCGTATGTACTGTATCAGTGAATTAGATATGTGTGATGTGTATATCTATGCAAGTAAGCTTTGTAAAAGGAAATATGAATACCAGGCTTAGGGGCTTGTTGTGCTAATTATGAGAAACACCAAAGTCTATAAAGTGcacattcatttcatttattttagtaaAGAAAACTGGGAATTATAGATTTGTAAATTTATAATGTTAATCATCTTTTCTAGGCATCCTACATGCTGCTGACGAGAGAGATTTCAAGACAGCCTACTCTTATTTCTATGAGGCTTTCGAGGGCTATGACTCAATAGACAGTCCAAAGGCTTTGACAGGCCTCAAATACATGCTAATGTGCAAAATCATGCTAAACCTGTTAGTTTCTTTTAttcatgtatttgattttttaagctcacctgagccaaaggctcaagtgagcttttctgatcacaatttgtctgttgtctgtcgttgtcgtcgttgtcgttgtcgtcgttgttaacttttcacattttcatcttcttctcaagaaccactgggcagatttcaaccaaatttggcacaaagcaccactaggtgaaggggattcaagtttgttcaaatgaagtgccacgccctctttaaaggggagataattgagaattattgaaaatttgttggtatttttcaaaaatcttcttctcaaaaactattcgacctgaaaagcttaaacttgtgtggaggcatcgtcaggtagtgtagattcaagtttgttcaaatcatggtccccgggggtagggaggggccacaagaggggaatcaagtttttcataggaatatatagagaaaatctttaaaaatcttcttctcaaaaactatcagaccagaaaagctcaaattaaaaatggaagcatcctcaggtagtgtagattcaagtttgttcaaatcatggtcccctggggtagggcggggccacaattgggggtcaagttttacatgggaatgtatagagaaaatctttaaaaatcttcttctcaaaaattattaggccagaaaagctcaactttaagtggaagcatcctcaggaagtggagattcaagtttgttcaaatcatggtccccgggggtagggtggggccacaattggggggtcaagttttacatgggaatatatagagaaaatctttaaaaatcttcttctcaaaaactatgaggcCAGGAAAGttcaactttgagtggaagcatcctcagatagtgtagattcaagtttgttcaaatcatgatccccgggggtagggtggggccacaatttggggatcaagttttacataggaataaatagagaaaatctttaaaaatcttcttctcaaaaactattaggccaggaaagctcagcttttagtggaagcatcctcaggtagtgtagattcaagtttattcaaatcatgatccctgggggtagggtggggccacaattgttggataaatttttatatagaaatatacagcaaaactcggttataacgaagtcactgggacctaaaaaattacttcgttatatccttaattcgttatatccatataagaaattcattaaaattacatagctggggatccaagatgacttcgctatatccgtaaattcgcaatatccgtgttcgtactaaacgagttttactgtatagagaaaatctttaaaaaaaaattcttttaaaaactttttggccaagaaagctcaaattggcgtgtaaccatcctcagataatgtagattcaagtttgttcaaatcatggtccctgagggtagggcggggccacaatgggggataaatgtttatatatgtatagagaaaaagtcttcttctcaaaactattaggccagaaaagcccaaatttgagtggaggatccccagatcatatagattcaagtttgtttattaatagtccaggggtagagtgaggccacaatgggggatgaattttacttaggaatacaGAGGGTTCCACTTAATCTGATCGCGGTTAATGTGATAATTCGGTTTATctgatataaaatcaaaacaccgatCCATTTGCTATATAAGCCTTTGTAATTTCTACTGATAATCTGATtggaaaaaatgtcattttcggTTAATCTGATACAATTTCTGTCGGCTGATCAAATATCAGTTAACGTTTTCACACCTCTTCCACCATGTACACTTCGTGTATAACCTCTCACTGTGTAAACAGCTTGGCACGTGCCTAAAACTTGCAAATAAGGGTGCTTCAGGGGATTAGTCACAGCTCAACGCACACAGATGGTCAGCTGGTCGATAGATGAAAGATACCGACATCGATAGTTCAGCCCACCCTCTAAAACCTTTATATTCCTTTGTTTAATTAGTTGACACCCCTTTTGTGTACACAGTAACTCTTTACAGGGCATTAGTTTCACTTTAACACACACGGGTGTCTCACTTCTTCGTAAGATGAAAGCTACCGACATCGATAGTTGTTCCGGATGACCGCACACAGGACTGACCTTACCTGTGTAcacattttactgttttttcATGTACCAATTGCCTGTGTTAATTTCATGCTAGGCTTGCACcattaagaattatttaaacatgtaatttctGAATCAAAAGTGCTTGGGAACATGTGACATCGAGGAAATTCTGattactctcaattttacatCGGGGTAGAAaacttaatgaataaaattcaaataatttgttatcatgcataattaattatttaagagCATTCTATATACcagaaaaagaattaaaataaattgtccaGGTGAAAAGAGGGAATGTTCAGACAAATAGCCATTTCCTCTTACTACTTCCTGTCAAAATGGCCGCCACATTGAAACCATCGTAATGAACAGTGATGAAgggaaacattttcttttgagcatttacaaacaaaataacggctaaaatgctatttcattgctaatgcaaggtaaattatttcatttcaaactatTGACAAACAGATTATatctttttgttgataaattatgtattgaaacaagttgtattttattctttaccaAAATTAAAGAGCACAAAAACGCTAAATTGGTTAATATAATAATCggttaatctgataatttttctctGACAAATTGACTATCAGATTAAGCGGAACCCTctgtatatagagaaaatctttaaaaatcttctttttaaggtcagacgacacgttcctcgagaatcttttttgtatctcctcgtaataaagagttccaataaaaacaattaattttataattattttaaaaatgattaaaatttaattggatATTGTTATGTGTCtcgatggccgagtggttagaaccgtggccgctcactgacAGAAGcttataggttctagaggtcgtgagttcaaagccccgcccagGCCGAGATAGAGTTCCGATATAGTGAATTTTGTTgtgctgtatatgtatttatttttatatcagcaattcaagtgtattttcaagaagattatataggaaattgcatactctagtattttgcagaaatgcctggtaaggtaccctaattttttgcaagaaagcttgtcaaaatagtagtaatccatcaacaaattcctggaaaaagttatctaaaattgaggaacgtgtcgtctgaccttaaagactatttggccagaaaagcttaagcTTGTGTATAGaggcatccacaggtagtgtaaattcaagtttgcaaaatcacagtccctagtggtagggcgggaccgtgatggcgatttgaatttttacataggaatatatagagaaaatctttaaaaatattctgggaaagtttttggtccaaaactcagtacttattGTGAGAGCACAGGtaatgcagatttaagtttgatgaaaccatgattccctagagaaaagtggggccacgaaattggggggggggggggggtatataggaatagagaaaaatcttcttacaggtacaacaacaaaaggggcttggtatttaccaaaaaaataagaggtggataaaaatttcaattttttttagcaagatctactgtactcagttgtcaagatattatGATACTGCAATGCTAATTTgttcagaattaaggcaattgttgctcaggtgagcgatgtggcccctgggcctcttgtttactttacagtaccgatcagacccaacctaacaccagaataaaccccaactaaaccttgggtttacttttggggtttactctgtgtttactttttgaaaattgggGTCCACTCGGGGATTACAACGGGGTTTACTTTGGAGTTTactttggggtttactttggatttacttggaaattgcttttgtggtcaactgtatgcactgaagtgtgaagcagacctgtattttatcttaccatcctactaCCTGTAATTCCTGTCCCTTGTGTATTctgaatacacagttagcgtctgctttcaggggtgtACTTCTAATTGGGGTTTACTCtttgtgtccactctgggtttactttgggtttactctgggtttactctggttccactctagtaaacccgaagtaaacccagaaagtaaacccagggtttagttggggtttactttctgttaggttgggtctgatcggtactgtattttaattctacttgaactttaaatttcatttgagcTGCAATTTATGCAATGCTTCCTTTCTCATTTAAATTTCCGAGTGTTATGATATATGACCATGATTTGATACATGACCCTATGACCTTTACACCTGATTTTACAGGGCAGATGAGGTACAGACCATTCTGAGTGGTAAACTAGCCCTGAAGTACCAGGGTCCAGAAGTAGAGGCCATGAAAAGCATAGCACAGGCCAGTCACAAACGATCTCTGGCTGAATTTCAAAAGGTCTGATACTTATGCTACATCTTTCTTTGTAGCAAATATGTCTTACCAGTATATATGTTTTACAAGTTATTCACATTTGATTCCATATTGGTTtgtagtattttattttttaattaaaaattacatatgtCTATTACATGTACCTACTTGCTTATAGGTTTATTTACCATAGCTGTTGTTATCCCATCTTACATTCCCCTTTTCTTATACATAcaggaaaattttaaatgataacttaAGCGGCATTCTTTGGAACATTGTAACTACTTGAAACGGCTCCAATGTTTCCATTGTTTCATTAgttagatattttattttttatattaagtccagtgtatgtataaaacaaaatattataccTTACCGCTGGAGAAAAAGATTCCAGAGTCTTGTAATAAAAACCATAACAAGAAGAAGAATGTTTGAATCAACATAGCTTCCCTCTATTGTGCATGTTTTACATGAACATGGATATATGTATCCTGTGTAATCATATTAGATAACAGTagtttatattgtttatttcagaCACTGGTACAATACAAGACACAGCTAGCAGATGACCCCATTGTTAACGCCCACTTGAAGACTTTGTATGACAACCTACTAGAACAGAACCTTTGTAGAATCATTGAGCCCTTCTCCAGA
This genomic interval carries:
- the LOC128163675 gene encoding 26S proteasome non-ATPase regulatory subunit 11A-like — its product is MMELEKAQTLKVTNKNAAIDILYNIVKRNVDTNSENDIKTKEQAILDLGELLAATGQAEELAGLIKFTRPFLGSVSKAKAAKLVRGLVDMFLDMEASTGKEVQLCQECINWAKDEKRTFLRQALEARLVALYHGTLQYTEALQLASSLLRELKKLDDKALLVEVQLLESRIYHSLSNLPKARAALTSGRTTANGIYCPPKLQAALDMQSGILHAADERDFKTAYSYFYEAFEGYDSIDSPKALTGLKYMLMCKIMLNLADEVQTILSGKLALKYQGPEVEAMKSIAQASHKRSLAEFQKTLVQYKTQLADDPIVNAHLKTLYDNLLEQNLCRIIEPFSRVQVQHVANLIKLPIDTVEKKLSQMILDKKFHGILDQGAGVLVVFDETPVDKTYGNSLETIQNMGKVVDALYHKAKKLT